In Bombus affinis isolate iyBomAffi1 chromosome 11, iyBomAffi1.2, whole genome shotgun sequence, one genomic interval encodes:
- the LOC126922075 gene encoding uncharacterized protein LOC126922075 isoform X2 — protein sequence MLFWLFTVCALEWCMVQADYDIILEDIDCSQINEEYVKSCDLELNYDSTYGASLNTYIEIIKALPEDTKVTADVFTVRMGEYTVDLGLHIDASFCEVAADSKSIGVPIIRAINMDGDNCPPDPGVYQREDYVIDSMDGLPPSFPDGELRFYE from the exons ATGCTCTTCTGGTTGTTCACAGTCTGTGCGTTAGAATGGTGCATGGTGCAA GCAGATTACGACATAATATTGGAAGATATTGACTGTAGTCAAATTAATGAAGAATATGTAAAGTCATGCGATCTTGAACTAAATTATGATAGCACATATGGGGCTAGTCTGAACACGTATATAGAGATCATTAAAGCACTTCCTGAGGACACTAAG GTAACAGCCGACGTATTTACGGTTCGAATGGGTGAATATACGGTTGATCTTGGACTTCATATAGATGCAAGTTTTTGTGAGGTTGCAGCGGATTCAAAATCTATAGGGGTACCTATAATAAGAGCAATCAACATGGATGGCGATAATTGTCCTCCGGACCCG ggGGTTTACCAACGAGAAGACTACGTAATTGACAGCATGGATGGTTTACCGCCATCATTTCCCGATG GTGAGTTAAGATTTTATGAATGA
- the LOC126922075 gene encoding uncharacterized protein LOC126922075 isoform X1: protein MLFWLFTVCALEWCMVQADYDIILEDIDCSQINEEYVKSCDLELNYDSTYGASLNTYIEIIKALPEDTKVTADVFTVRMGEYTVDLGLHIDASFCEVAADSKSIGVPIIRAINMDGDNCPPDPGVYQREDYVIDSMDGLPPSFPDGHYLLNMTLANKDTTIVHFDIYIRVY from the exons ATGCTCTTCTGGTTGTTCACAGTCTGTGCGTTAGAATGGTGCATGGTGCAA GCAGATTACGACATAATATTGGAAGATATTGACTGTAGTCAAATTAATGAAGAATATGTAAAGTCATGCGATCTTGAACTAAATTATGATAGCACATATGGGGCTAGTCTGAACACGTATATAGAGATCATTAAAGCACTTCCTGAGGACACTAAG GTAACAGCCGACGTATTTACGGTTCGAATGGGTGAATATACGGTTGATCTTGGACTTCATATAGATGCAAGTTTTTGTGAGGTTGCAGCGGATTCAAAATCTATAGGGGTACCTATAATAAGAGCAATCAACATGGATGGCGATAATTGTCCTCCGGACCCG ggGGTTTACCAACGAGAAGACTACGTAATTGACAGCATGGATGGTTTACCGCCATCATTTCCCGATGGTCATTATTTACTTAATATGACGTTAGCAAACAAAGATACCACGATAGTGCACTTTGATATTTATATAAGAGTATACTGA